From the genome of Armatimonadota bacterium, one region includes:
- a CDS encoding NAD(P)H-binding protein — protein MAETNLHVVTGAFGYSGKYITKRLLAEGRPVRTLTNSPRRVNPFGGCVEVHPFNFDNPTALTESLKGAAVLYNTYWVRFNHKTFQHSEAVDNTKRLFEAAAKAGVGRIVHVSITNPSLDSPLEYFQGKAVLEKSLKESGVLHTILRPAVLFGPEDILINNIAWALRHLPVFGVFGDGKYRLQPIHVDDLAKLAVEEGAQTGDRTVDAIGPETFTYIGLAHAVAEAIGVRRPILPVPPWLGYAFGTAIGKCVGDVMITREEIKGLMADLLCTDSPPAGETRLTDWVRENADTVGRHYASELARRRDRRRMYAAVRDPKPTLYHRPDGPVCYEVDALAPQENLEAFVDSLLRSGLVWYWESDFWRAGVETPSNASIHIFCRLDDSTRAQLIAEVNEMPIPYEQLAITLCGVSATSGAQVNTDNVAELVRRFIAEEPGPLQAFILRELDGPTHRAYIYVPSSPGLELAEILDRVGADPESADSRPYSALGVIQLEMMFSPEAQQRMAELRKSQNR, from the coding sequence ATGGCCGAAACGAATCTGCATGTAGTCACCGGCGCGTTTGGCTACTCCGGCAAATACATCACGAAACGGCTGCTTGCGGAGGGCAGACCGGTCCGGACGTTGACGAACTCACCGCGCCGTGTGAACCCGTTTGGGGGTTGCGTGGAGGTCCATCCGTTCAACTTCGACAACCCCACCGCGTTGACGGAATCGCTGAAGGGCGCCGCAGTGCTTTACAACACCTATTGGGTGCGATTCAACCACAAGACGTTTCAGCACTCGGAGGCGGTGGATAACACGAAGCGGTTGTTCGAGGCCGCCGCGAAGGCGGGCGTGGGCCGCATCGTTCACGTGAGCATTACCAACCCGTCACTTGACTCTCCCCTCGAGTACTTCCAGGGCAAAGCCGTGCTGGAGAAGAGCCTGAAGGAATCCGGCGTTCTGCACACCATCCTTCGCCCGGCGGTACTCTTCGGGCCGGAGGACATCCTGATCAACAACATCGCATGGGCGCTGCGCCACCTGCCGGTCTTCGGCGTGTTCGGTGACGGGAAGTACCGTCTGCAGCCGATACATGTGGACGATCTGGCGAAACTGGCCGTCGAAGAGGGCGCGCAGACCGGCGATCGGACCGTCGACGCCATCGGTCCCGAAACGTTCACATACATCGGGCTTGCTCACGCCGTTGCCGAAGCGATCGGTGTCCGCCGGCCGATCCTGCCTGTTCCGCCGTGGCTGGGCTACGCGTTTGGGACAGCAATCGGGAAGTGCGTAGGCGATGTTATGATCACCCGCGAAGAGATCAAGGGCCTGATGGCGGACCTCCTCTGCACAGATTCACCGCCCGCCGGAGAAACGCGGCTCACGGATTGGGTGCGCGAAAATGCCGACACGGTTGGACGCCACTACGCCAGCGAGCTGGCCCGGCGCCGGGACCGAAGGCGGATGTATGCGGCTGTTCGGGACCCGAAGCCAACGCTGTACCACAGACCGGATGGCCCCGTCTGTTACGAGGTAGACGCGCTGGCGCCTCAGGAGAATCTGGAAGCGTTTGTCGATTCACTCCTGAGAAGCGGCCTTGTATGGTACTGGGAAAGCGATTTCTGGCGTGCCGGTGTGGAAACGCCTTCCAACGCCAGCATCCACATCTTCTGTCGTCTCGACGACTCAACGCGAGCCCAACTCATCGCCGAGGTGAACGAGATGCCCATCCCATATGAGCAGCTGGCGATCACCCTCTGTGGTGTCTCGGCCACAAGCGGCGCCCAAGTGAACACCGATAACGTCGCCGAACTGGTCCGGCGGTTCATTGCGGAGGAGCCCGGGCCCCTTCAGGCTTTCATTCTTCGCGAACTCGATGGCCCCACGCATCGTGCATACATCTACGTGCCTTCAAGTCCGGGCCTTGAACTGGCGGAAATACTCGACCGGGTTGGCGCGGATCCGGAATCAGCCGACTCGCGACCTTACAGCGCACTCGGAGTCATCCAGTTGGAAATGATGTTCAGCCCCGAAGCGCAGCAACGCATGGCGGAACTCCGGAAGTCGCAGAACCGGTGA